Proteins from a genomic interval of Balaenoptera acutorostrata chromosome 21, mBalAcu1.1, whole genome shotgun sequence:
- the CFAP97 gene encoding cilia- and flagella-associated protein 97, giving the protein MFAVMDRFGDISEGEVDHSFFDSDFEEAKKCESNSVFDKQNYDDEERIDKDTENVNLKFGIQRRKNDLTEKGIERNEKIPPEEHPIENDNVQARNSLSLTTSSRSKLCNATVEHKIHLPIPSSIPKILKGERDYYTDGEESSDDEKNHHVRAKSAKPSNNFKKSISKKYSRSNSSSSSSSLSSSSSSSNTDCSNTGSDVCLSDSSPSLKKRLSGVTHLPPKQKYKLGEKSTGAQTSSTKPKVGDYTEESEDTVTDVTPLSTPDISPVQSFELGASNDQKMKVKRQENVSQEVYENVEDFKNNSKSLKSAKTGKEKHEPSLASMSAVLDSNSDHRYKQNVLHDTMDLSHLLKAFLQLDKKGPQKHHFDQPSVAPRKNYSFTREEVRQIDRENQRLLKELSRQAEKPGSKSTIPRRSTGPPPKLYHSALNRQREQQRIERENLALLKRLEAVKPTVGMKRSEQLMDYHRNMGHLSSSPTSRRVRSTLGQYSPLRGASRTSSATSGLSCKSERSAFDISSGLLLRPKPPNVRTAWL; this is encoded by the exons ATGTTTGCCGTCATGGATCGGTTTGGAGATATATCAGAAGGTGAAGTGGACCATTCTTTCTTTGACAGTGACTttgaagaagcaaagaaatgtGAAAGCAACTCAGTTTTTGACAAGCAAAATTATGACGATGAAGAGAGAATAGATAAAGATACGGAAAATGTAAACTTGAAATTTGGaatacaaagaaggaaaaatgatcTTACTGAGAAGGGaattgaaagaaatgagaaaattcctCCAGAAGAACACCCCATAGAAAATGATAATGTACAAGCTAGGAATTCTTTGTCCTTGACCACTTCTTCAAGATCAAAATTGTGTAATGCTACAGTAGAACATAAAATACACTTGCCCATCCCAAGTAGCATTCCCAAAATTCTAAAAGGTGAACGTGATTACTATACAGATGGAGAGGAAAGCAGTGATGATGAGAAAAACCATCATGTCAGAGCAAAGTCAGCTAAACCATCTAATAACTTCAAGAAAAGCATAAGTAAAAAGTATTCCAGAagtaattcttcttcctcctcttcttctctgtCCTCCTCGTCTTCAAGTTCTAATACAGACTGTTCAAATACCGGGTCTGATGTCTGTTTATCTGATTCATCTCCATCATTAAAGAAGCGTCTGTCTGGTGTAACCCACTTgccaccaaaacagaaatataaactgggagaaaaatcaaCAGGAGCACAAACTTCAAGTACTAAACCAAAAGTCGGTGACTACACCGAGGAATCTGAAGATACTGTGACAGATGTCACTCCTTTATCGACTCCGGACATCAGCCCTGTTCAGTCTTTTGAACTGGGTGCGTCAAACGAtcaaaaaatgaaagttaaaaggcAAGAGAACGTGAGTCAAGAAGTATATGAAAATgttgaggattttaaaaataattcaaaatcttTGAAATCAGCCAaaacagggaaagaaaaacatgagCCCAGTCTTGCCTCAATGTCGGCAGTGTTGGATTCCAATTCAGACCACAGATACAAGCAAAACGTCTTACATGACACGATGGACCTGAGTCAtcttttaaaag CTTTTCTGCAATTAGATAAAAAGGGACCACAAAAACATCACTTTGATCAGCCTTCAGTAGCACCCAGGAAAAACTACTCTTTTACAAGAGAGGAGGTGAGACAGATTGATCGGGAAAATCAGAGGCTTTTGAAGGAACTGTCGAGACAGGCTGAAAAACCAGGAAGCAAAAGTACGATTCCAAGAAGATCGACTGGTCCTCCCCCTAAGTTATATCATAGTGCTCTCAAcagacagagggaacaacaaaggattgaaagagaaaatttg GCTTTATTGAAAAGGCTTGAAGCTGTGAAACCAACAGTTGGTATGAAACGCTCAGAACAGCTGATGGATTATCACCGCAACATGGGTCATCTCAGCTCATCCCCGACCTCCAGGCGAGTGAGGTCCACTCTTGGCCAGTACAGCCCGTTAC gAGGAGCTTCCAGGACATCCAGTGCTACCAGTGGTCTCAGTTGTAAGAGTGAGCGATCAGCTTTTGACATATCCAGTGGCCTGTTGCTAAGACCTAAGCCCCCTAATGTCCGTACAGCTTGGTTATAA